One segment of Panicum virgatum strain AP13 chromosome 3K, P.virgatum_v5, whole genome shotgun sequence DNA contains the following:
- the LOC120700778 gene encoding ATP-dependent DNA helicase PIF1-like, which produces MTKRQAVEALDKSLRDIMDRPELPFGGKIVVFGGDFRQVLPVVLKGSRAQIVNASLRRSYLWDWMRHLKLVRNMRAQSDPWFADYLLRIGGGTEEVNGDGDVRLPDDICVPYTRDGKDLDRLIECIFPELNENMASKDYITSRAILSTRNERVDMINMKMISSFQGDEMVYHSFDSTIDDPHNYYPSEFLNTLTPNGLPPHMLKLKIGCPIILLRNIDPANGLCNGTRLVVRGFAKNSINAEIVLGQHAGKRVFLPRIPLCPSDDEMFPFQFKRKQFPIRLSFAMTVNKAQGQTIPNV; this is translated from the coding sequence ATGACAAAGAGGCAAGCGGTGGAGGCTCTTGACAAAAGCTTGAGAGATATAATGGATCGGCCGGAGCTGCCGTTTGGTGGGAAGATTGTTGTTTTTGGTGGAGATTTCAGGCAGGTCCTCCCTGTTGTCCTGAAGGGGTCGAGGGCTCAAATAGTCAATGCTTCGCTGCGGAGGTCGTACCTTTGGGATTGGATGCGGCATCTAAAGTTGGTGCGCAACATGCGGGCACAGAGCGACCCATGGTTTGCAGATTATCTCTTGCGCATCGGtggtggaacagaggaggtaaACGGTGATGGAGATGTCCGTCTCCCGGACGATATATGCGTGCCTTATACTAGAGATGGTAAGGATCTTGATAGATTGATTGAATGCATATTCCCAGAGCTGAATGAGAACATGGCAAGCAAAGACTACATCACTTCGAGGGCGATTTTGTCAACACGAAATGAGCGGGTGGATATGATTAATATGAAGATGATCAGTAGTTTTCAAGGGGACGAGATGGTTTATCATAGCTTTGACTCTACAATTGACGATCCACATAACTATTACCCCTCGGAGTTTCTTAACACATTGACCCCAAATGGTTTACCTCCACACATGCTAAAGCTTAAGATCGGCTGCCCAATCATATTGCTTAGAAATATCGACCCTGCGAATGGACTCTGCAACGGAACGAGACTGGTGGTACGAGGATTCGCAAAAAACTCAATCAACGCTGAAATTGTATTGGGCCAGCATGCTGGAAAGCGGGTTTTCCTTCCTCGGATACCCTTATGCCCATCAGATGATGAGATGTTCCCGTTCCAGTTCAAGAGAAAGCAATTCCCTATTAGGCTCAGCTTTGCCATGACGGTTAACAAGGCACAAGGGCAAACTATTCCCAACGTGTga